A window of Quercus robur chromosome 12, dhQueRobu3.1, whole genome shotgun sequence genomic DNA:
TTATGGTAATGAGTAATGAccgtgcaattttttttttggctgaatagtAATAACGTGTACTTGTCACTTGACCTCATTGATAACGGGATGGGGTAAATTTATTTCGTTGTACAATCATATTTATATCTAGGGAGAGAAGGTTATAGACTTATAGGGATTAGGGAGAGAGAGTGATCATTTACAGCTTCTTTTATTTAAGGAAGCGACTTTACGATCTTATAAAGCAATTCATAATTTCTACACATTAATTAGGTCATTCAGAAATTTGTATACTagctcctcaaaaaaaaaaaaaaaaaaaaaaaaaaaaaaattgtatactgAGCATATGTTTGATAGTTTCCATGTGTACATTCCAGTGTTAACTCCTAATTAATGAAATCAAAGTTTCGCTTttgtatttctcaaaaaaaaaaaaaaaagtttcgcTTTTGTGATggcttattaatatatatatatatatatatatttatttatttatttcggATTAATGAGTAGTTTTAAAGTATTTGTTaattgactttaaaaaaaaaaaatttaatactatttttataaaaaatataaaaagttgtctaaaaaattaattattatttttttaataaatttttaataatcatTACTCATTTTGAGGTAAGGTATAGAAATCTCTCCCACCAAAAAATTTGTACATATACAAAAattagaatattttatattttaccatCCTAGGCTATACCTCAATTTACCTTGAACTTTTAAAATGCACAATTACCACCATAAACTATAACCCATGTTTCATTATAAGAATTCTTTTTGGAAAGTATCAAATTGCCCATCTTCAATTTCTTAAAGCAAGATCGTTTAACAAATTTTAACCAATGTAATGCAACGTAGTCTTTGTTTTAAGGGATTAAAAAGAAGCAATTTGGTCATTTCATGTGGTGCCACGTATATAAAAGTCATGTGAGTtgcatgtgatttttttatttttttttatttttatccaaGTTAACAACTCAATTAATGGTAGAGTACAAAATGAAACACAAGTTATAATTTAGGGTGGTAATCATAACGGGGAATAGATTATGGTGGTAAAATACTAACCAACTTGGTCCCTAAGCCTAACTTAGACTCTAAACCATTACTcatttttctcctctctcttaCAGTGATTAGGGATCAAGTTGGttagcttttaaattttttagaccTGGCTAATATTAGTCCAAACCTCAGGGGTGTTACTGTATtttacccaatttttttttataatttaagaatgaaaaatacaCTAAGAtccaaactaaataaattatgaaaaaaattatagtatccATTCAACATTAAccaaatataaaaggaaaaaaacacaataattgTTTCTTGATAAATTTAAAccaatcaatttataaaaacaaaatttggcgttcatttaaattctaaaattaatttatatttgattatgTACTAAATTTGtagtaatttttctttcaattatataaaattaaatattcatttagaaaaaaatattcctcCTCTTTGCTCAGATCTCCTACCATCcttatcaaaattttgattaaaaaaaaagaattttacaTACATTTAAGAGTAAGAAACTACCTtcgaaattaaataaaagagtaatttgttttatttctcaatttgcccttagatttttttgctgattaagaaaatattttttatttactaaacAATTTTAGCTgcataagaaaacaaaaaggtaaggtactatttaaaatatatatatatatatatatatatatgtgttaggatttttttaaaaaaaatttagaggatAGAGGGGATCCCATCGCTCTTGGAACAGATGATATCCCATCagttaattgaattttttagaaggcacatttaattatttattacaattaaaaaaaaaaattggagaggGGTGGGTGTTTTGGGGCCATGGGCCTGGCCCCATGGTCCCAACATTTATCTGACAAACCCATGGTCCCAACATTTGTCTGTCATTGTTTTTTCTGTTTATAGTTGTAGTCTTTATAGATGACAAAGACAGCAAATTAAGAGTTAGGACCCAGTGTaagatataatatataatttaataaaatagcaAAACAGGAAAAGACAACAGgttatcaaaaaagaataagaaggaaaagatcaACATTTTTAATGTTATTAAAGATAAGGCTATTTAAGACACCTATTTTTAATGTTCTTTTGTAAATAGTATCTttgataatttaaataaatgttagttaagattttttcttttttttttgggggggggggggggtgtggggtgGGAAACGAGTGGTTAACTTAAGTAATTTGGgaagaattcatattttaatagaagaaatttttttaaaagctatGAAGCCATGACTCCCCTCCTCCACCAcaacattatcaaaaaaaaaaaaaagtaattatagtaacacatatttttatatgcaCTTTATCATAACAGTTTTATGTGACCGATGATAATTGACAATTTATTAGAATTACATGcatctacttctttttttttttttgtggcggCTATTCAGTGGCTAAGTGAGTGGTGCTAATATTATTGGCATAAGGTTGGAGTGTTCACATTTAACTAACTCCCGGGTCAAATCTATAAAGGTCAAGCTTTTTACGTTGACTTCATATAAACCGAGCATTCTTGGAGTTGGAAACTTGGAGAAAAGGAACCGCAGCACCACTCCGTGTGCAGTGTTTAACTTTAATTAACTCATCTAATTATTTTTGCAAAACAGGTTTTTTTGGTTGACTCGTAAATCCTTGGCTAAATTAAAAGTCCATTTAAAGTTGGGCACAAACCAGTGCAGGTAACTTGCAGAGATTTACCACCATACATCTAGTGCGGTGGTcactttaaaaatataaaatgtttgtAGAGTGTGGAGGTAAGGACTGAAGTTCAAGTTTTTAGGAGGAAACTTCACATGTATATACAactagattaggttagagtaaaaattctatattttaaaaaaaaaaaaaaaaaaaaaaaaaaatcttgcaaaGATTTGATCATATTattatacttaataatatattatggTCTTTTTTGGAAGTTAATTAAGGTGCTCTTgtaggacattttttttttggggtaaaactCTTATAGGACATTAATTACTCGTGAAAAGCTAAACAGAAGTTAGTACTCCAGCTGAATCAAGCAATAGGCAGCACTATTATAATCTGCTAGCCTTTGCTATGAGTTTCAGTTTTTAACTTCTAGCCGGTTTGCCTTGTTAGTGAACAACCCTTAACTGTGGCTTTACATAGCCACATCAATTAACCATATACTACAAATACGTGGCCAGATTTATGGtacaataagaaaattttatttttatgttacatAAAAATTACATTGTCTTATACAATGtactcaatttaaaaaaataaaaggagaaaacaattattattattacaaggCTCACTTTTTCTCGGTGAGCCAAGAATCTTCATCAAGCTCAAGAAATTTGTTTACCCAATCTAACCCGTAGGACCCTTCGGTTGTGAAGTCAAAGAACTCATTTACATCAAAATTGAATTCAGAGTTCCCAGTTCCTCTAGCACCCTCCTTGTCCACTTGAGCAAGGTCACAAGTTTTTTGATGCATGGTTTTTTGTGTGGTTGAAGCCTCAGGTGTTTTCtccttttgatttattttcttgctcAAATGAGAATTCCAGTAATTCTTTATCTCATTGTCTGTTCGTCCTGGAAGCCTCCCAGCAATCAAAGACCACCTGTAGAAACATGTCAAATATTAAGCTGCTTGATTTGCTTCTCTCTGGATAATTCTGGTGCAATAACaatgttttcttttaattataatatattcacTAACCTGTTGCCAAGTAGCCTATGAAGCCTAAGTATCAAgtcctcttcatcatcagaTATATTGCCCCTCTTGATGTTGGGCCTCAAGTAATTCAACCATCTCAATCTGCAACTCTTCCCGCATCGATTTAACCCTGTGAAAACATGAAAACCCATTAGGTCTCTGATTAAATAAAAAGGCCATACCCAGTATACAAGCTCCTACTTTACAAAAATGTAGTTAGTGTACTGGGTTTAGGCTTTCTTCTTCTGTATTAGTATATtaagtactattttttttttccacttttcccCTTCTGTACTGATATTGGgtaaaaacatataagataTGTAACCTGATTTGGCTGCAACTGTTTTCCACCTCTTTGCACCATGGATTTCAATGTACTCGGACAGTTTACGATCCTCCTCCGATGTCCATGCTCCTTTGTTCATTACTTTTTTTGCTGCTCCATCATTCTTTGGTGccatttgtgtgtgtatgtgtgtgtgagagagtgagagagagagagagagagagatggtctTTCTGTAAGGGACAGTGATGAGAGAGGTAATGTCCGTTGATGAGAAAgcgagggatagggagagaagTAAGAATTTAAAAACGATGGAGGATTGGGCATAGTTGCCCAAAGAATGTTTGAAGAGTCAGTGAGTCATTTCAGCTACCCTTCCTAGGGAGAGGCAAAGAAAAATAGACAACGCCAACAACCAGTTATAGCAATTTCTATGAGTATGTGAGAATGGGAAGCAGAAATAATACTATTCTCCTAGTATCCTAGTAGCATCATAAAGttaattttctcattaaaaaaaaaaaaaaatcataaagttAATTTATTCATTCAGGTGATGCAATACATCAACAACGCTAATTATTGTTTTACGTCATATCCGCGCTTTAATACCACATAAATGTTCGCTTATCATatttagttgaaaattttggttgaTAAAGGCCTTACCCTCCATAATAAGGATATGTTTGATACATTGAATGTAAATTATATTAagaatagtaatttttattattgagaataaatgatattgtaataaaataattattactattcataagtttggttgttacatatgaaaaacttgtaaaagatgatgtataaggaaagtttatatttttagaaagcTAACGGTACTTAGcttgaaaaattttttttacatttgttgatgtggcagattgatagtggtaagtaaaagagtGATGTTAGTAGTGAATCTAGATGAAAATTAGTAAAAGTTTGTTAACTCGAATATGGTGAAAAATGTATtgaatttttgtgtgttttactttcacaatatttatcataaaaaatcTTAGGTATTAAGTTgcttcttgttttttatttgaacttaccactaaaattatttttttactatcaaTAATAGCCTGTAATAACTGctatttaggatttgttgtaaaagtgttgtaaaaaatgtggtggacatagcatttctttctttctttttatttgtttttcatatgatcaaaaatattattttatttattagttaatattttaacttaattaatattattggtTAAAACTTGGGACCCTTTTTTTTACTCAGGCCTCATCAATggcttataagttataacattGAGCCGGCACTGGTTGTGATGGCAACATGATTGGATGTGAATCAAAGCTCCAATGCTATATTTTTTCTCCCAACCAAAATTAGCAAGTCCATTTCATAATAAAGTGATCTGATGATATATACAAtgtcacataaaaaaaaaaaatcactttattaaataaaattaataattgtttTAAACAATATAGACCGTGTATATTcttaaattcattaaaaaaaaaaaaaactatctttattaAGAAATGGTCTTCCACCACTTCAAAAACACAACTGAAAGGAACTTACCTAATTTTTTAAGGCAAACTTTATCGAAGTGTAATACATTAAGTTctcgaattaaattcaaatatatagaaacactaaatttaaattgttttgaaaaagttaacatttttatttaagatAGAATTAAAAAGATAACATTGTTTGCGCATTATTAGTCAATGTAACCatgtgttttaatttaattgagaaaattaATGTACAACTAAGATAGTCAATATTGTACTAGTATTGGTCATACCCGTAATATATAATATGTATTTGTCAGCCATTAAACCAGTATATGTATTCTTTCGAAATATATTGGATAAAATACTAAATTGTAACGATTTGTACCGGGGATTTTTCAAGTGTTTCAATTGGTTTTGATGTTTCAGCcagtacaataaaaaataaataaataatatgtataTAGAGGGAGCAATAACTTTGAAACGATATACTGGTATggagtgggttccagttaactcaactggtaaagtctctgatggttgaataagagatctgtgATTCAATCCCTGTATACACAAAAAAtcgattggtatcttggtctaatgataaagaacgCAATTATCAGAAGCGGACGTTGTAGGTTgaaattctataaaataaaaaagatatactAGTATGGAAATATTAGGTTAAAattctatataataataaaaagaaaaagaaagatatactGGTAGGAAATATTTAGTTCc
This region includes:
- the LOC126709837 gene encoding transcription factor MYB114-like, whose protein sequence is MAPKNDGAAKKVMNKGAWTSEEDRKLSEYIEIHGAKRWKTVAAKSGLNRCGKSCRLRWLNYLRPNIKRGNISDDEEDLILRLHRLLGNRWSLIAGRLPGRTDNEIKNYWNSHLSKKINQKEKTPEASTTQKTMHQKTCDLAQVDKEGARGTGNSEFNFDVNEFFDFTTEGSYGLDWVNKFLELDEDSWLTEKK